In bacterium, a single genomic region encodes these proteins:
- a CDS encoding sugar isomerase, producing MCCECNAMNISRRMFMGLSALGVAGAHAAYTASAAPQSPAAAGSWNPDMPLAVTGEELRVQPVLVYDLFKKKPATSWRPWGGLQTEADITGEVARITGELDSLAKNAGFPVRILPVVKVRTVEEAARIREADTYDVPVIYAASGWTNVIEGSVSEKRNNLIFIRHRSGPVYLWYEIIHNRFLRTGGDNFELDTYRNPAGMDYNDIVVDDYGELAYRLRALYGIKNFTGRRIVALGGCSGWCCPKSPDVSREKFGINIITVSYDELGERIKAARADRNRVSGAEKNAVTYLSMPGTSLQTDRQFVVNCFLLHSIFRDLLAANKADAFTIMDCMSTVIPMAETTACLTLSLLNDEGIPTFCESDFNVIPSGILLNAISGRPVFLNDPTFPHNGMVTCAHCTAPRRMDGKRYAAAKIVTHFESDYGAAPKVELPIGTDVTMICPDSGQKEWLGFRGTIAGNPFYDICRSQYDIEIGGDWKKLLRDHRGFHWMMACGDYTREMEYACPKIGVRWVNVSEG from the coding sequence ATGTGCTGCGAATGCAATGCGATGAATATCAGCAGGCGAATGTTCATGGGACTGTCAGCCCTCGGTGTTGCCGGTGCACATGCGGCGTATACGGCATCGGCGGCTCCGCAGTCTCCGGCCGCGGCCGGATCGTGGAATCCCGACATGCCGCTTGCGGTCACGGGGGAGGAGCTGCGTGTCCAGCCGGTTCTCGTGTACGACCTCTTCAAAAAGAAACCCGCCACATCATGGAGACCCTGGGGAGGTCTCCAGACAGAGGCCGATATAACCGGTGAAGTCGCGAGAATCACCGGAGAGCTCGATTCCTTGGCGAAAAACGCCGGGTTCCCCGTCCGTATCCTACCCGTCGTAAAGGTCAGAACTGTCGAGGAAGCCGCCCGTATTCGCGAGGCTGACACCTACGATGTCCCGGTGATCTACGCCGCTTCGGGGTGGACGAATGTCATCGAGGGCTCCGTATCGGAGAAGAGGAACAATCTCATCTTTATCCGTCACCGTTCGGGCCCCGTGTACCTCTGGTACGAAATCATTCACAACCGCTTCCTGAGAACGGGCGGCGACAATTTCGAGCTCGACACCTACCGTAATCCCGCCGGCATGGATTACAACGATATCGTCGTGGACGATTACGGCGAGCTCGCGTACCGTCTGAGGGCGCTCTACGGCATCAAAAACTTTACCGGCAGACGGATTGTCGCGCTCGGCGGTTGCTCGGGCTGGTGCTGTCCGAAATCGCCCGATGTTTCCCGTGAGAAATTCGGCATAAACATCATCACGGTCTCCTACGATGAATTAGGGGAGCGGATCAAGGCGGCCCGCGCGGACAGGAACCGTGTCTCCGGAGCGGAAAAGAACGCCGTCACCTACCTCTCCATGCCCGGAACATCCCTCCAAACCGACCGTCAGTTTGTGGTCAACTGCTTTCTCCTCCACAGCATATTCAGGGACCTCCTGGCCGCGAACAAGGCCGATGCGTTCACCATCATGGACTGCATGTCCACAGTGATTCCCATGGCGGAGACCACCGCCTGCCTGACCCTGAGCCTGCTCAACGACGAGGGAATCCCGACATTCTGCGAGTCCGATTTCAATGTCATTCCTTCGGGGATTCTCCTGAACGCCATCTCCGGCAGGCCGGTTTTCCTGAACGATCCCACATTCCCGCACAACGGCATGGTGACCTGCGCGCACTGCACCGCCCCGCGGCGCATGGACGGGAAACGGTACGCCGCGGCGAAGATTGTGACGCACTTCGAGTCCGATTACGGCGCCGCGCCGAAGGTCGAGCTGCCGATCGGCACTGATGTTACGATGATCTGCCCCGACTCCGGCCAGAAGGAGTGGCTCGGTTTCAGGGGCACGATCGCCGGTAACCCGTTCTACGACATCTGCCGTTCTCAGTACGACATCGAAATCGGGGGAGACTGGAAGAAGCTGCTCCGTGATCACCGCGGCTTTCACTGGATGATGGCATGCGGCGACTACACCCGTGAGATGGAATACGCCTGCCCGAAAATCGGCGTCCGGTGGGTCAATGTTTCGGAGGGATGA
- a CDS encoding right-handed parallel beta-helix repeat-containing protein, with the protein MKKKLFMGAFLLCRLLIDITIAYGIPVTGWVYLENKQDYSGISVYLNMVTPSSTVKYIATTDSTGMYSLDVQSGIYTLGFKKTGYRDYTFENQILISGYAELPGIVLLLAYPRILSVPAEFSKIQSAVNMAVNGDTVLVSPGKYVGNVDFKGKSIILGSLFFTTRDTTYISQTIIDAGRWGSVVAFKSGEDSTSVMEGFTLTNGAYYSDYGGGGILCFSSSPRLSHLIITGNWTAQIQKEKQICGGGIYAYNSHMTLSDIVITNNTGYSNGGGIYCYESDLRCINLTVSNNSAKTSGGGIYCDKKSNMTIENCTITGNESYSGGGIFNYSKMTISNSIIDGNTASMFGGGIYTGGLSSDFLHISNAVITKNKTLNDRVDNVNDYSGGGGIFLRGTVLTLKNVTIVENYACMNGCGIHIRDSNSRLYMENSIVAHNRGDYGIYAKDACIYQMHYCDFSGNEKGNIFNNYFESAEVISRTNANGDSCDLYNNIYLDPIFDDHAGGDFHLSSYSPLIGAGTVNDTLKTDIEGKPRGEPPDIGAYENPSSAPDKSEVMVDGNALLHEQDNHEDITVSFINDDTSHEYGNITTNMNGDFSVSLKPGRYNIYFRKDGYYDNICFDVEINGSLRLEPVVLYPHSKLLTVPSPAFRTIRAALDQASPGDTILVAEGTYPENIDFNGKSLVVGSLFLTTQDTTYIRKTVISGEFTGDVVNFVNGEDSTSVLTGFTLTSGINNRNVICCNNSNPIINNLIITRNEYDSYKGYGIYCNNASPDISNVLVWENNSNAMYFENHSNPTVHHVTLHEAEHPWSPMGNSYEFHGIVCMNQSSPLLTDIFFDHTAASSIQCIDHSNPTINRVSVIRCSSSGIYCKDSSPVVNDVTIIRCYYAGIYCNDSSPVVDDVTIQDIYGYEDGAGTGFYCTGSESHPYLNNVRISDCESTGILCDELSEPVINNVLITHAGSSSEKHSTGISIVGSSRPVIRNVTITDMKQSLSDSYGIRCSEDCIPDIANVIVTGSDYGVYNDGGNPQISYSSFSDMNEDIFYGLPESYGVLTVVNANGDSCDCFYNIFGDPHFTDDYRLRNTSPCIGAGTSQNAPPYDITGALRGTPPDMGAYENPALKPVMDSFMVRGYAYLNGMLSHSGITVSFVNADTSKEAGRTTTSENGEYSIFLKSGTYTIKFRHQNFYGQVLYDIKVYNDITAESVTLLTCIMVPSAEYKTIQSAIDNVFPGDTVLVKEGIYPEEIDFKGKSIVVGSLFMTTQDTTYIGRTIISGGDYVRTVIAVSGEDSTSVLNGFTLRNDHGLRNIIYCKNSSPLLENLTIRSKDEDSYYGLGLFCYNASPIVMNLNNVAGYVINAFQIDEHSNPRITNSIIKSGGIEITNGSCPVISDVIIHASSSYGIRCVNSNPVFNRVSILSYNEVGVYSFYSDIVANDMVIIANHGNREKETIGIYCSGSSCHPKFNNIAIRYNNSYNAMGICSSGFTGIKCLFASDPVFSNVVISHFGGENVVQGMEIKYAEPIIRNVTIADVVKPGTDCYGIRISGVCVPDIANVIITGTDYGIYNEGGSPAVSNSAFWDIKKEVFYGMPSAAGIVSGVNANGDSCDISGNILKDPLLFDDFRLPDSSPCIGAGTPEKTPLFDITGAPRGTLPDMGAYENPLERPSYWTGINAEDDLPETLYLYPCSPNPFNLSTTITFALPADGYVHLTIFNIEGQNVRELVADRLQAGKHHVIWDGKDDRGAVVSSGIYFPHLAMDSKVTAGKMLLIK; encoded by the coding sequence ATGAAAAAGAAATTATTCATGGGTGCATTCCTGCTTTGCCGTTTACTGATCGATATCACCATTGCATACGGTATACCGGTCACCGGTTGGGTATATCTTGAAAATAAACAGGATTACAGCGGTATTTCAGTGTATTTAAACATGGTTACTCCTTCTTCTACTGTGAAATACATCGCTACAACCGATTCGACAGGGATGTACTCGCTTGATGTGCAGTCCGGAATATATACGCTCGGTTTCAAGAAAACAGGGTACCGGGATTATACGTTTGAAAATCAAATATTAATAAGTGGTTATGCAGAATTGCCTGGAATTGTATTATTGCTGGCATATCCCAGGATTCTCAGTGTTCCCGCAGAATTCTCAAAGATTCAATCGGCAGTCAACATGGCTGTCAATGGAGATACGGTTCTTGTTTCACCGGGGAAATATGTCGGAAATGTCGATTTCAAAGGTAAATCCATAATTCTCGGCTCCCTGTTCTTTACAACCCGTGACACTACCTACATTTCACAGACCATAATTGACGCCGGCAGATGGGGAAGTGTCGTCGCGTTCAAATCCGGTGAAGATTCAACGTCGGTCATGGAAGGTTTTACCCTTACCAACGGTGCGTATTATAGTGATTACGGCGGAGGAGGAATATTATGTTTCAGTTCTTCTCCCCGCTTGTCGCATCTCATTATTACCGGAAACTGGACTGCCCAGATCCAAAAAGAAAAACAAATCTGCGGAGGGGGAATTTATGCTTATAACTCCCATATGACACTATCGGATATAGTTATTACAAACAATACGGGTTATAGCAATGGAGGCGGTATATACTGTTATGAATCCGATTTACGGTGTATAAACCTTACGGTGTCCAACAACAGCGCTAAAACATCAGGGGGCGGAATATACTGTGATAAAAAAAGCAACATGACAATTGAGAATTGTACGATAACCGGAAACGAGAGTTACTCTGGCGGGGGGATATTCAATTATTCAAAAATGACAATTAGTAATTCGATAATTGATGGTAATACCGCCAGCATGTTCGGTGGAGGCATATATACCGGAGGTTTATCTTCCGATTTTTTACATATTTCTAATGCCGTTATAACAAAAAACAAAACACTCAATGACAGAGTCGACAATGTAAATGATTACAGCGGAGGCGGGGGTATTTTTTTACGTGGTACTGTATTAACGTTGAAGAATGTGACAATCGTTGAAAATTATGCATGTATGAACGGTTGCGGAATCCATATTCGTGATTCGAATTCAAGGTTATATATGGAAAATTCCATCGTCGCTCATAACCGGGGGGATTATGGGATTTATGCAAAGGATGCATGTATCTATCAGATGCACTACTGTGATTTTTCCGGAAATGAAAAAGGTAACATCTTTAATAACTATTTCGAATCGGCTGAAGTCATTTCCCGGACCAACGCAAACGGTGATTCATGCGATCTGTACAACAATATATATCTCGATCCCATTTTTGACGACCACGCCGGGGGGGATTTTCATCTGAGTTCGTACAGCCCCCTCATCGGAGCGGGAACGGTGAATGATACACTGAAAACGGATATCGAGGGGAAACCGAGGGGAGAGCCGCCCGATATCGGGGCATACGAAAATCCTTCTTCTGCGCCCGATAAATCAGAGGTCATGGTTGACGGGAACGCGCTGCTTCATGAACAGGACAATCACGAGGATATTACGGTTTCTTTTATCAATGACGACACTTCTCATGAGTACGGAAATATTACAACCAATATGAACGGCGATTTTTCGGTCAGCCTGAAACCGGGTAGATATAATATTTATTTCAGAAAAGACGGCTACTATGATAACATATGCTTCGATGTCGAAATAAATGGATCTTTAAGACTTGAACCGGTTGTACTGTACCCCCACAGTAAATTGCTGACGGTTCCATCCCCGGCATTTCGGACCATTCGTGCAGCGCTCGACCAGGCATCCCCCGGTGATACCATTCTTGTAGCGGAAGGAACCTACCCCGAGAATATCGATTTCAACGGCAAATCTCTCGTTGTCGGCTCTCTTTTCCTGACAACGCAGGATACGACATATATCCGCAAGACTGTTATCAGCGGGGAATTCACGGGTGATGTGGTCAACTTTGTAAACGGGGAAGATTCAACCTCGGTATTGACCGGTTTCACACTCACGAGCGGAATTAACAATAGAAATGTAATCTGCTGTAACAACTCGAATCCCATAATCAACAATCTTATAATCACACGGAATGAATACGATTCTTATAAAGGGTATGGGATATATTGTAATAATGCAAGTCCTGACATTTCGAATGTTCTGGTCTGGGAAAATAATTCAAATGCGATGTATTTTGAAAATCATTCGAATCCGACAGTGCACCATGTTACTTTGCATGAGGCAGAACATCCCTGGAGTCCTATGGGGAACAGTTATGAATTTCACGGGATTGTCTGCATGAACCAATCCAGTCCCCTGTTGACAGATATATTCTTTGATCATACAGCTGCAAGTAGTATTCAATGTATTGATCATTCTAATCCGACGATAAACCGTGTGTCAGTCATACGATGTTCTAGTTCGGGAATCTACTGTAAAGATTCAAGCCCTGTGGTAAACGACGTAACGATCATACGATGTTATTATGCGGGAATCTATTGTAACGATTCAAGCCCTGTGGTTGACGATGTAACGATACAAGATATATATGGGTACGAAGATGGTGCAGGTACAGGATTTTATTGTACCGGGAGTGAATCACACCCATACCTCAATAATGTTAGAATAAGTGATTGTGAATCAACAGGTATACTATGTGATGAATTATCCGAGCCGGTGATAAACAATGTATTGATCACTCATGCAGGTAGTTCCAGTGAAAAACATTCGACAGGTATTTCAATCGTGGGATCATCTCGTCCTGTGATAAGAAATGTTACGATCACCGATATGAAACAGTCATTATCAGATTCTTATGGAATTCGCTGCAGTGAAGATTGTATTCCCGATATTGCAAATGTCATTGTAACCGGTTCAGATTATGGTGTTTATAATGATGGTGGGAATCCACAGATATCATATTCGTCCTTCAGTGATATGAATGAGGATATATTTTACGGTCTGCCTGAGTCTTACGGAGTTCTGACCGTTGTAAATGCAAACGGCGATTCATGCGATTGTTTCTATAACATCTTTGGCGATCCCCATTTTACCGATGATTACCGGCTCCGCAATACGAGTCCCTGTATCGGCGCGGGAACGTCTCAAAACGCCCCTCCATACGATATCACCGGAGCTCTGCGAGGAACACCTCCCGATATGGGGGCATATGAGAATCCTGCTTTAAAACCTGTAATGGATTCGTTTATGGTAAGAGGATATGCGTATCTCAATGGGATGTTGTCGCACAGCGGCATTACCGTTTCATTCGTCAATGCTGATACATCGAAAGAGGCTGGCAGAACAACAACCAGTGAAAACGGCGAATATTCCATTTTTCTGAAATCCGGAACGTATACGATTAAATTCAGGCATCAGAATTTCTATGGTCAAGTTCTTTACGATATAAAAGTATATAACGATATCACGGCCGAATCCGTGACGCTTTTAACCTGTATAATGGTGCCATCGGCAGAATACAAGACGATCCAGTCGGCAATCGATAATGTATTTCCCGGGGACACCGTCCTTGTCAAGGAAGGTATATATCCCGAAGAGATCGATTTCAAGGGCAAGAGTATCGTTGTCGGTTCGCTGTTTATGACAACACAGGACACGACATACATCGGCAGGACAATCATCAGTGGCGGTGATTATGTTAGAACTGTGATTGCGGTCAGCGGAGAAGACTCGACATCGGTATTGAACGGTTTTACGCTCAGAAATGATCATGGATTACGAAATATAATTTATTGTAAGAATTCGAGTCCCCTTCTCGAAAACCTCACCATTAGAAGTAAAGATGAAGATTCATATTATGGTCTCGGTTTATTTTGTTATAATGCCAGTCCGATTGTTATGAACTTGAATAACGTTGCAGGGTACGTGATTAATGCTTTTCAGATAGACGAACACTCCAATCCGCGAATTACAAACTCCATAATCAAAAGCGGCGGCATAGAAATAACCAACGGTTCATGCCCGGTAATATCCGATGTTATCATCCACGCATCCTCTTCTTATGGCATCAGATGTGTCAATTCTAATCCCGTATTCAACCGGGTATCGATTTTATCATACAATGAGGTCGGAGTGTACAGTTTTTATTCCGATATCGTCGCGAACGATATGGTAATAATTGCGAATCATGGAAACAGAGAAAAAGAAACCATCGGTATATACTGTTCCGGATCGTCGTGTCATCCAAAATTCAACAATATCGCCATACGGTACAATAATTCATATAATGCAATGGGAATCTGTTCAAGCGGTTTTACCGGAATTAAATGTCTTTTTGCCAGCGATCCGGTGTTTTCAAATGTTGTGATATCTCATTTCGGCGGTGAAAATGTAGTTCAGGGTATGGAAATAAAATATGCGGAACCGATAATAAGGAATGTTACCATTGCCGATGTTGTCAAGCCCGGAACGGATTGTTACGGAATACGTATCAGCGGAGTATGTGTACCCGACATTGCAAATGTGATTATAACCGGCACCGATTACGGCATCTATAACGAAGGAGGAAGTCCGGCGGTATCGAATTCGGCATTCTGGGACATCAAAAAGGAAGTCTTTTACGGAATGCCCTCAGCCGCCGGTATTGTATCGGGTGTCAACGCTAACGGCGATTCGTGCGATATTTCCGGTAATATTCTGAAAGACCCGCTTCTCTTCGATGACTTCCGTCTTCCGGATTCCAGTCCCTGTATCGGTGCCGGGACACCTGAAAAAACCCCGTTATTCGATATTACCGGAGCTCCGAGAGGAACACTTCCCGATATGGGGGCGTACGAGAATCCTCTCGAACGGCCTTCCTACTGGACGGGAATAAACGCGGAAGATGATCTGCCGGAAACACTGTATCTGTATCCCTGTTCGCCGAATCCGTTCAATCTGTCCACCACGATTACCTTTGCGCTTCCTGCTGACGGGTACGTTCATTTGACGATATTCAATATCGAAGGCCAGAACGTCCGTGAGCTTGTCGCGGACAGGTTACAGGCGGGAAAGCACCATGTCATATGGGATGGGAAGGATGATCGGGGCGCGGTCGTTTCGTCGGGAATATATTTTCCGCACCTGGCGATGGACAGCAAGGTGACAGCCGGTAAAATGCTGCTGATAAAATAA
- a CDS encoding LamG domain-containing protein has translation MRRLCICAIIGIAIFSTGSLYARTESDAVNYHLAFEDFQFLDEDFVARSGFKTIEDRGLELVEGRFGKGLVMNKIPSVTTQDEMTGIDLDTVTAVVFNTRHRRDVWVGYNEPFLWGAGKLNPSSGAVAFWVKGRVTEGELFNQSAMAWGRKERFLIAVTVDEYDRLGAYLTDSRYVRHTIQSKVDLDRNEWNHIVLNWDKAQGIELFVNGVSVASSWGTDSWWMTPLPGLLHLPMPNVVYDELYIFSTPLTAEEIKSLMATNTVPQSVSVISDRTAGERDRLAKAFGLTDNLSLPVITPMDETRVLSFREVTPEFMGDGHIPGRFCQDGRYELAWPHPVSVFTIIPGDADFQAEKLDIDAPAGVPYNYITIEGNLTGITDVLTGAVKENDHYTGKPFAGIPQDGRFFFGAQVNREPHPRLTLPFLKSYGAPGEFTGNVRLPLSGETRVHEVGLFDVTEEENRPVPGETVCYLRTGGELGTRYEFAMQTLNPLSERTTLYGYETPQDGRDEWISTGSLRRVHFITAPVTGEKQVGRIVLDMALKTVTADDVILVRLHDPGLPHRIWTHAEMRLRGFGGNGGRLRLMLDSPPLFLAPGDAVWIDIATLNSAQIRIGGPETARIILKPAPYRESIAAYEAKALMPVMAEYTKGYHHQPWIFENIWPDIDNPHTLGGQFDSIMPALAVQRVLPWSRLAEYYVEWAKPKYNWGSFVDPEKNFPIRDIAMPEGVPRWAYLQHIIQNFRYRIVDWLAANQNPDGQIGGGWNDDTLILRGHSDVPLDGCSRALDIFLKVYEGLDRTNIYGDGFCQIQPIDNLHNGDFVRERYRAVIFRLGDPAIIRRSLGTAWHWDKPTPFNWSDGKPFLFDKNILEWYWGVNIPAAAFEDRDEKNLDEQLSRLASYCDDILFHRFTEARIHTDAQSMYNEHCITRMILGGAADTTVSVAWPEGGGEDLARWVTCADSTKLECRMFSFDPLPRKVTARFFRLNPGSYEIKLSKDENGAAGTVLSMTDQEIARFEKVSFFVPSKTPVLLTVRQVNADRNPGPLPDLALAAYDCERSGTGLRVRVSNLGAARSKKTTVRVYDMSGRKIAEEKVPEIDAPVDFAEKSVWVEFDRLPEKGRLRLVVDPRMKIDDMFRENNEIEIE, from the coding sequence ATGAGACGATTGTGTATCTGCGCCATTATCGGAATTGCCATTTTTTCGACTGGCAGCTTATATGCACGGACGGAATCGGATGCGGTCAATTATCATCTTGCGTTCGAGGATTTCCAGTTCCTCGACGAGGATTTCGTGGCGCGGTCTGGATTCAAGACCATCGAAGACCGAGGGCTCGAGCTTGTCGAAGGCAGGTTCGGCAAAGGCCTCGTCATGAACAAAATTCCGAGTGTCACCACCCAGGATGAAATGACCGGAATCGATCTCGATACAGTCACTGCGGTTGTTTTCAACACCCGTCACCGCCGTGATGTCTGGGTCGGTTACAATGAGCCGTTCCTCTGGGGAGCCGGTAAGCTCAATCCATCGAGCGGAGCGGTTGCCTTCTGGGTCAAGGGCAGGGTGACCGAGGGCGAGCTGTTCAACCAGTCCGCCATGGCGTGGGGACGGAAAGAGCGGTTCCTTATCGCTGTCACGGTCGACGAGTACGACCGGCTCGGCGCATATCTCACCGATTCACGGTATGTCCGGCACACAATACAGTCGAAAGTCGACCTCGACAGGAACGAGTGGAACCACATCGTGCTGAACTGGGACAAGGCGCAGGGGATCGAGCTCTTTGTCAACGGGGTATCGGTCGCCTCGTCGTGGGGTACGGATTCCTGGTGGATGACACCTCTTCCGGGCCTGCTTCATCTCCCCATGCCGAATGTGGTTTATGACGAGCTCTATATCTTCTCGACCCCTCTGACGGCTGAAGAAATCAAATCACTCATGGCCACGAACACCGTCCCGCAGTCCGTTTCGGTTATCAGCGACAGAACCGCCGGGGAGCGCGACCGTCTGGCAAAAGCGTTCGGTCTGACCGACAACCTGTCTCTGCCGGTCATCACCCCGATGGACGAGACCCGTGTGCTCTCGTTCAGAGAGGTAACGCCGGAGTTCATGGGCGATGGCCACATTCCGGGACGGTTCTGCCAGGACGGACGGTATGAGCTTGCATGGCCGCACCCGGTCTCCGTATTCACCATCATTCCGGGCGACGCCGATTTTCAGGCGGAGAAGCTCGACATCGATGCACCCGCCGGGGTACCGTACAATTACATCACCATCGAGGGAAACCTCACCGGCATAACCGATGTGCTTACCGGTGCGGTCAAAGAGAACGACCATTACACGGGGAAGCCGTTTGCCGGGATTCCTCAGGACGGCCGGTTCTTTTTCGGCGCGCAGGTTAACCGTGAGCCGCATCCCCGCCTTACGCTGCCGTTCCTCAAGAGTTATGGCGCTCCCGGTGAGTTCACGGGGAATGTCCGTCTCCCCCTCTCCGGCGAAACGAGGGTGCACGAGGTGGGTCTCTTCGATGTGACCGAGGAGGAGAATCGCCCGGTTCCCGGTGAAACGGTCTGTTATCTTCGTACGGGAGGAGAACTCGGGACCCGGTATGAATTCGCCATGCAGACCCTCAACCCGCTGTCCGAGCGGACAACGCTGTACGGGTATGAAACCCCGCAGGACGGCAGGGACGAGTGGATATCCACCGGCTCCCTCAGGCGCGTTCATTTCATAACCGCTCCGGTGACGGGGGAAAAGCAGGTCGGCCGGATCGTGCTCGACATGGCGCTCAAAACGGTGACGGCTGACGATGTCATCCTCGTGCGGCTCCACGACCCCGGACTCCCGCACCGTATCTGGACCCATGCCGAGATGAGGCTCAGGGGATTCGGCGGAAACGGCGGCAGGCTCCGGCTCATGCTCGATTCTCCGCCCCTCTTTCTTGCGCCCGGCGATGCAGTCTGGATCGATATCGCGACGCTCAACAGCGCGCAGATACGTATCGGAGGCCCGGAAACCGCCCGTATAATCCTCAAACCGGCGCCGTACCGCGAATCGATCGCGGCTTACGAGGCGAAGGCGCTCATGCCGGTCATGGCGGAGTATACCAAGGGTTACCATCACCAACCCTGGATATTCGAGAATATCTGGCCCGATATCGATAATCCGCACACGCTCGGCGGTCAGTTCGATTCGATCATGCCCGCATTGGCGGTGCAGCGTGTCCTGCCCTGGTCGCGGCTCGCGGAATACTATGTCGAGTGGGCGAAGCCGAAGTACAACTGGGGGAGCTTCGTCGACCCGGAGAAGAACTTTCCCATTCGGGATATTGCTATGCCGGAGGGCGTCCCGCGGTGGGCGTATCTCCAGCACATCATCCAGAACTTCCGGTACCGCATAGTCGACTGGCTTGCGGCGAACCAGAATCCCGATGGTCAGATCGGCGGCGGGTGGAACGACGACACCCTCATTCTGCGGGGACACTCGGATGTTCCGCTCGATGGATGCAGCCGTGCGCTCGATATCTTTCTCAAGGTGTACGAAGGGCTCGACAGAACGAATATCTATGGCGACGGATTCTGCCAGATACAGCCCATCGACAACCTGCACAACGGCGATTTTGTCCGCGAACGCTACCGTGCCGTCATCTTCAGGCTCGGCGACCCCGCGATAATCAGGCGTTCGCTCGGAACGGCATGGCACTGGGACAAACCGACCCCGTTCAACTGGAGCGACGGGAAACCGTTCCTTTTCGACAAGAACATTCTCGAATGGTACTGGGGCGTCAACATTCCTGCCGCTGCCTTCGAGGACAGGGATGAGAAAAATCTGGACGAGCAGCTCTCCCGTCTTGCATCGTACTGCGACGATATCCTCTTCCACCGTTTCACCGAGGCGCGCATTCATACCGACGCCCAGAGCATGTACAATGAGCATTGCATCACGCGGATGATACTCGGAGGCGCCGCCGATACGACCGTATCGGTTGCCTGGCCCGAGGGCGGCGGTGAGGACCTCGCGCGGTGGGTGACCTGCGCCGACAGCACAAAACTCGAATGCCGCATGTTTTCCTTCGATCCGCTGCCGAGAAAGGTCACAGCCCGTTTCTTCAGACTGAACCCCGGCTCCTATGAAATCAAGCTTTCGAAGGATGAGAACGGCGCTGCGGGTACGGTGCTCTCCATGACCGATCAGGAGATCGCACGGTTCGAAAAGGTCAGCTTCTTTGTCCCCTCGAAAACCCCCGTGCTCCTGACCGTGCGTCAGGTCAATGCTGACAGAAATCCGGGGCCGCTTCCCGATCTCGCCCTTGCGGCATACGACTGCGAGCGCTCCGGAACCGGTCTCAGGGTGCGCGTCTCCAATCTCGGAGCTGCACGGTCGAAAAAGACCACGGTGCGTGTGTACGACATGAGCGGCAGGAAAATCGCCGAGGAAAAAGTCCCCGAGATCGATGCCCCCGTCGATTTCGCCGAAAAATCGGTCTGGGTGGAATTCGACCGTCTCCCCGAAAAGGGCAGGCTCCGTCTCGTGGTCGATCCCCGCATGAAAATCGATGATATGTTCAGGGAGAACAACGAGATAGAGATAGAGTGA